A window from Malassezia restricta chromosome I, complete sequence encodes these proteins:
- a CDS encoding sulfhydryl oxidase yields the protein MLPLTRFLRFVIVATLLLLIPAFVYLSQSTSSPVRDPKTGEYIWEALMQSMQGHGPDQDQVSHGKPYFPITDWRSFASHWMPTNPAAMYHNWHQPVPQTVPTPAATLPTTHGTISPTLAVPMPTDSIKLDSKVDGAYAPSMSNETAKAELGRSTWRFLHTMMARFPDKPTPQQSADLQNFMRLFSLLYPCGDCAAHFQQLLKEWPPQTASRHNAEIWLCNVHNQVNRRLHKPQFDCSKLNETYDCGCGTKTMAKTNLYDIDTKEASGMAHILPIRTV from the coding sequence ATGCTGCCACTCACAAGATTTCTCCGATTTGTTATTGTGGCGACGCTGTTATTGCTCATACCAGCCTTTGTTTATCTCTCGCAAAGTACTTCGTCTCCAGTACGAGACCCAAAGACGGGCGAATATATTTGGGAGGCTTTAATGCAATCGATGCAAGGTCACGGTCCAGATCAGGATCAGGTGTCTCATGGAAAACCATATTTCCCTATCACTGATTGGCGCAGCTTCGCAAGCCATTGGATGCCAACAAATCCGGCAGCGATGTACCATAATTGGCATCAACCTGTGCCGCAAACGGTGCCTACTCCTGCTGCCACGCTCCCAACAACCCATGGGACAATTTCGCCAACGCTTGCTGTCCCCATGCCCACAGATTCTATTAAGCTGGACAGTAAAGTTGATGGGGCTTATGCGCCTTCTATGAGTAATGAAACGGCTAAGGCTGAATTGGGCCGCTCAACATGGCGATTCCTGCATACTATGATGGCACGCTTTCCTGACAAGCCAACGCCGCAACAAAGCGCAGACCTACAAAATTTCATGCGTTTGTTCTCGCTTTTATACCCGTGCGGTGATTGTGCCGCACACTTTCAGCAACTCCTCAAAGAATGGCCACCTCAAACGGCTTCGCGCCACAATGCCGAGATCTGGCTTTGCAATGTCCACAACCAAGTTAACAGGCGTTTGCATAAGCCACAATTTGACTGCTCTAAGCTGAATGAGACTTATGACTGCGGTTGCGGCACCAAGACAATGGCAAAGACGAATCTTTACGACATCGACACCAAAGAGGCCTCGGGCATGGCGCACATTTTGCCTATCCGCACTGTTTGA